A single region of the Desmonostoc muscorum LEGE 12446 genome encodes:
- a CDS encoding YdcF family protein gives MLNYKIHKKWLILVTLALISALLLAIASSASSIYLYGSSANNIKADAAIVLGAAVWGEEPSPVFRERINHAINLYKNGSVKTIIFTGGVGESNEPPEAIVGKNYALAQQVKAADILTETQSRTTHQNLKNALEVANAHQLTKFLIVSDPLHMKRSVLMARGLGMDAHSSPTPTTRYRSFHSQMEFLSRETYFYFVYLVFQI, from the coding sequence ATGCTCAATTACAAAATTCACAAAAAATGGTTAATTTTGGTGACACTAGCTTTGATATCTGCCTTGTTGCTGGCGATCGCTTCTTCTGCCTCAAGTATTTATTTATATGGCAGCAGTGCTAATAATATCAAGGCAGATGCAGCAATTGTTTTAGGAGCGGCAGTTTGGGGAGAAGAACCATCTCCTGTTTTCAGAGAGCGAATTAACCACGCCATCAACTTATATAAAAATGGATCTGTTAAAACAATCATTTTTACTGGCGGAGTTGGCGAGAGTAATGAACCACCTGAAGCTATAGTTGGAAAAAATTATGCACTCGCGCAACAGGTAAAAGCTGCTGATATTCTCACTGAAACTCAATCTCGCACAACTCACCAGAACCTCAAAAATGCTTTGGAAGTAGCGAATGCTCACCAATTAACCAAGTTTCTGATTGTTAGCGATCCATTGCACATGAAGCGATCTGTATTGATGGCACGGGGCTTAGGAATGGATGCACATTCGTCTCCTACACCTACTACCCGCTATCGCAGTTTTCACAGTCAAATGGAGTTTTTGAGCCGAGAAACTTATTTTTACTTTGTCTACTTAGTGTTTCAAATCTAG
- a CDS encoding DUF547 domain-containing protein, whose protein sequence is MIDFEPWDRLLRQYVDKRGRVDYVAWKKEQPQAIADWLASQKNLALKSNSNNLEQLALWINLYNAFTISTILERYPIESIRPRILGIPNWLAFLWFFQRRAYYMFGESYSLAKIENSILRDKLQEPRIHFAIVCASVGCPLLRSGAYFGSQVSQQLDEDARRFINNPEKVRYDIQSKTLYCNKILKWYRQDFLKVAPSVPEYIRSYLKTDYPPGRTHLNTVHIY, encoded by the coding sequence ATGATTGATTTTGAACCTTGGGACAGATTGTTGCGTCAGTATGTTGATAAGCGCGGTCGTGTAGACTATGTAGCTTGGAAAAAAGAGCAACCCCAAGCAATTGCAGATTGGTTAGCCAGCCAAAAAAATCTGGCTTTGAAATCTAATAGCAATAATCTCGAACAATTGGCATTGTGGATCAACCTTTACAATGCGTTCACCATTTCGACAATTTTGGAGAGATACCCAATAGAATCGATTCGTCCGCGAATTTTAGGGATTCCCAACTGGCTAGCTTTTTTGTGGTTCTTCCAACGTCGCGCTTATTATATGTTTGGGGAAAGTTATAGTTTAGCTAAAATTGAGAACTCTATTCTACGGGACAAATTGCAGGAGCCACGAATTCATTTTGCGATAGTCTGTGCTTCGGTTGGTTGTCCTTTACTACGTTCGGGAGCCTACTTTGGGTCACAAGTCAGTCAGCAATTAGATGAAGATGCACGTCGTTTCATAAATAACCCTGAAAAAGTCCGTTATGATATCCAGAGCAAAACACTTTACTGTAATAAAATCTTAAAGTGGTATCGTCAGGATTTTTTAAAGGTTGCACCCTCCGTTCCCGAATACATTCGCTCCTATTTGAAAACAGACTATCCCCCAGGGCGAACGCATCTAAATACAGTACATATATACTAA
- a CDS encoding ISAs1 family transposase has protein sequence MKLKPKITIADHFAVMSDPRIDRTKRHKLIDILTIAICAVICGADSWVAIELYGCTKYEWLKTFLELPNGIPSHDTFARVFALINPQEFQSCFVNWVKSVHKITDGEVVAIDGKTLCGSSNQNSDQSAIQMVSAWATTNKLVLGQVKVDENSNEITAIPKLLKILDLAGCIVTIDAIGCQKEIVKLITQQSADYVITLKKNQNNLYESVESLFRIAISKGFEGIEHSTYKTEDKGHGREEVRHYLMLSEIQKQLDPESVWSNFNSIGMVESVRKVDGKTEVETRYFITSLQGNAEKFGNSVRSHWGIENSLHWILDVALREDDCKIRKDNAPQNFAIIRQIAVNLLGKEKRVKRGIKNKQFLAAMDNDYLLRVLALA, from the coding sequence GTGAAGCTCAAGCCCAAAATTACTATTGCTGACCATTTTGCCGTAATGTCAGATCCACGAATAGATCGCACGAAGCGACACAAGTTAATTGATATTTTGACTATCGCCATTTGTGCAGTAATCTGTGGAGCAGATAGCTGGGTAGCAATTGAACTGTATGGCTGCACGAAGTATGAATGGCTGAAAACGTTTTTGGAACTACCAAATGGGATACCATCACACGATACCTTTGCACGCGTATTTGCTCTAATTAATCCGCAGGAATTTCAGTCATGTTTTGTAAACTGGGTGAAATCAGTACACAAAATAACTGATGGTGAGGTTGTTGCAATTGACGGGAAAACTTTATGTGGTTCAAGTAATCAAAATAGTGACCAGAGCGCAATTCAAATGGTAAGTGCATGGGCAACTACAAATAAATTAGTTTTGGGACAGGTGAAGGTAGATGAGAACTCAAATGAAATCACGGCAATTCCAAAATTATTAAAGATATTAGACTTAGCTGGATGTATCGTGACAATTGATGCAATTGGCTGCCAGAAAGAGATTGTGAAGTTAATTACACAGCAATCAGCAGATTATGTAATTACCTTAAAAAAGAATCAAAATAACCTTTATGAGTCAGTTGAATCATTATTTAGAATAGCGATAAGCAAAGGGTTTGAAGGAATTGAGCATAGTACATATAAAACAGAAGATAAGGGGCATGGTCGTGAGGAGGTTAGGCATTATCTGATGTTATCTGAGATTCAAAAACAACTTGACCCAGAATCAGTTTGGTCAAACTTTAATAGCATTGGGATGGTAGAGTCTGTACGAAAAGTAGACGGTAAAACAGAGGTTGAAACTCGTTATTTTATAACTAGTCTTCAGGGAAATGCTGAAAAGTTTGGTAATTCTGTTCGCAGCCATTGGGGTATTGAGAATTCATTACACTGGATATTAGACGTTGCTTTAAGAGAAGATGATTGCAAGATTAGAAAAGACAATGCACCGCAAAATTTTGCAATTATAAGGCAAATAGCAGTAAACCTTTTAGGTAAAGAGAAGCGTGTAAAACGAGGAATTAAAAATAAACAGTTCCTTGCAGCGATGGATAATGACTATTTACTAAGAGTTTTAGCCTTAGCTTAA
- a CDS encoding TIGR04283 family arsenosugar biosynthesis glycosyltransferase — MSQVSIIIPTLNEATNLGRTLRQLTLLNPPPDEVIVVDGGSQDQTVTVAKRIFESFNQTLNVQFLLSQQPGRSLQMNYGASAATGDIICFLHADTWVPDDLIIVINKTLAEPTVACGGFISLMSGSQTTRWGISLHNYLKTYYAPLLFKPHLFFRGLRLLFGDQVMFCRRIDFWDCGGFDEALPIMEDGDLCLKLVKKGRIYLVNRIVHSSDRRVAKWGSFKATAIYLYIGFLWGIGVNANYLKQFYQDIR, encoded by the coding sequence ATGTCTCAAGTTTCTATTATCATTCCTACTTTAAATGAAGCAACTAACTTAGGGCGGACATTGCGCCAACTGACTTTACTTAATCCTCCTCCTGACGAGGTGATAGTGGTAGACGGTGGCAGCCAAGATCAGACGGTGACAGTTGCAAAACGAATTTTTGAGTCATTTAATCAAACTTTGAATGTACAATTTCTTTTATCTCAACAACCAGGGCGTTCTCTTCAGATGAACTATGGAGCATCAGCAGCAACTGGAGATATTATTTGCTTTCTTCATGCAGATACTTGGGTTCCAGATGATCTAATTATCGTCATCAACAAGACTCTGGCAGAACCTACCGTTGCCTGTGGCGGGTTCATTTCTCTGATGTCAGGTTCTCAAACAACTCGTTGGGGTATCTCTCTACATAATTATTTAAAAACTTATTACGCACCACTGTTATTTAAGCCTCACCTATTTTTCCGAGGATTGCGTCTGTTATTTGGAGATCAAGTAATGTTCTGTCGTCGGATTGATTTTTGGGATTGTGGCGGATTTGATGAGGCATTGCCGATTATGGAGGATGGAGATTTATGTCTAAAGTTAGTTAAAAAAGGACGTATTTATCTGGTAAATCGGATTGTTCATTCCTCAGATCGTCGCGTAGCCAAATGGGGTAGCTTCAAAGCAACTGCAATTTACCTCTATATTGGCTTTTTGTGGGGGATTGGCGTTAATGCAAATTATCTTAAACAGTTTTATCAAGATATTCGCTGA
- a CDS encoding IS630 family transposase — MIFLREINPLSLKLLERIYRQSRYHQVRQRAHFLILANQGVELQELMKIFNVSYKTIYNWINRWESSGMVGLYNKLGRGRKRIFKPEQEAKIREWAKLEPRQLKKTLQKIKSEWDIEVSTETIKRILRNFYMTWHRMRRDVGGEPDPIEYKEKSAQLTEFKRLEDEGKINLYYLDETGFCLIPSVPYGWQDIGEYLTITSRRSARLNVLGIMNRNNHLEAYVSFQSINSDVIIACIDTFFPQVDKPTVIVVDQSSIHTSDMIIDKVEEWQERGITIFQLPSYSPELNLIEILWRFIKYQWLEIDAYKNWQTFVASVENILREFGKNYVINFV; from the coding sequence ATGATTTTTTTGAGAGAAATCAATCCTCTTTCTTTGAAACTACTGGAGCGAATATATCGCCAAAGCAGATATCATCAGGTGCGCCAAAGAGCACATTTCTTAATTTTAGCTAATCAAGGAGTAGAGTTACAAGAATTAATGAAAATATTTAATGTTAGTTATAAGACTATCTATAACTGGATAAATCGTTGGGAATCATCAGGGATGGTTGGACTTTATAATAAACTAGGAAGAGGTAGAAAACGAATATTTAAACCAGAACAAGAAGCAAAAATTAGAGAGTGGGCGAAACTTGAACCAAGACAATTAAAAAAGACGCTACAAAAAATTAAATCAGAATGGGATATTGAAGTTAGCACTGAAACTATTAAAAGAATATTAAGAAATTTTTATATGACTTGGCATCGAATGCGACGAGATGTTGGAGGAGAGCCAGATCCTATAGAATACAAGGAAAAATCTGCACAGTTAACAGAGTTTAAACGATTAGAAGACGAAGGTAAAATTAACTTATATTACTTAGACGAAACCGGATTTTGTTTAATTCCTTCTGTTCCTTATGGATGGCAAGATATCGGAGAGTACTTAACTATTACTAGTCGCCGTAGTGCGCGCCTAAATGTTTTAGGAATCATGAATCGAAATAATCACCTTGAAGCTTATGTCTCTTTTCAAAGTATCAATTCAGATGTGATTATTGCTTGCATTGATACTTTCTTTCCCCAAGTAGATAAACCGACGGTAATTGTTGTTGATCAATCCTCTATTCATACCAGTGATATGATTATTGATAAAGTTGAAGAATGGCAAGAACGTGGCATTACCATCTTTCAATTACCTTCCTATTCACCAGAGCTAAATTTGATTGAAATTTTGTGGCGGTTTATTAAGTATCAATGGCTCGAAATAGATGCTTACAAAAATTGGCAAACCTTTGTCGCATCTGTCGAAAATATTCTCCGAGAATTTGGTAAAAACTATGTAATTAATTTTGTTTAG
- a CDS encoding class I SAM-dependent methyltransferase, with protein MCSNVYRQLTKHGFSKTHSLLDYGCGGNGLFVQYFRERGFTNSYGYDPYASEDSFGNPAVLGHGQFDYILLHEVIEHVEDPNALLSQLNSLLSSKGYILITTPNAANIDLNRPDLPDHYNPVHVPWLSRWGILFPAPLS; from the coding sequence TTGTGTAGCAATGTATATCGTCAGTTGACTAAACATGGGTTTTCTAAAACTCACTCTTTGCTCGATTATGGCTGTGGTGGCAACGGTCTGTTTGTACAATATTTTCGGGAACGCGGCTTTACCAACTCCTACGGTTATGATCCTTATGCATCAGAGGATAGCTTCGGCAATCCGGCAGTTCTTGGGCATGGGCAATTTGATTACATTTTGCTCCATGAGGTCATCGAACACGTTGAAGACCCTAATGCATTATTAAGCCAATTAAACAGCCTGCTATCTTCTAAGGGTTATATTCTAATCACTACACCTAACGCTGCTAATATTGACCTAAACCGACCCGACTTACCCGATCATTATAACCCTGTGCATGTCCCCTGGTTGAGTCGATGGGGGATATTATTCCCCGCACCTCTCAGTTAG
- a CDS encoding group II intron reverse transcriptase/maturase, translating into MIRHSRHTSESWKALPWKKFRRNLFRLQKRVFKAVQVGDKRKARFLQKLIFKSTSARFLAIRLVSQLNAGKKTAGIDGKKSLSFEERFNLEELLKMNSGNWKHQGLREIPIPKKDGTTRMLKIPTIADRAWQCLAKYALEPAHEATFHARSYGFRTGRSAHDAQRYIYNNLRSSCNGTEKRVIELDIEKCFDRINHSAIMDELIAPKGLKLGIYRCLKAGVNPEFPEQGTPQGGVVSPLLANIALNGVESIHRYRANGQINEPSIRYADDMVIILRPEDNAIEILEKISEFLRKRGMNVSQKKTKVTAATDGFDFLGWHFKVQKNGKFRSIPSVDNFKAFRKKVKHIVNNSNYGATTKAEKLAPVVRGWRNYHKFCKMDGSRNSLYHIKKRAYTVFNKEAKKNRYASKKLLDKAFPAVSYSESSHVMVKGTKSPYDGDTAYWSERKSKLYDGETSFALKKQNHRCASCGLKFIDEERIHLHHIDENHANWKKNNLEAIHESCHDYKHMSKSES; encoded by the coding sequence ATGATTAGACACAGTAGACATACTAGTGAATCTTGGAAAGCCTTACCGTGGAAGAAATTCCGCCGAAATCTTTTCCGCCTTCAAAAGCGCGTATTTAAAGCGGTTCAAGTTGGAGACAAACGGAAAGCTAGGTTTCTCCAAAAGCTTATTTTTAAATCCACCTCGGCTCGATTTCTTGCAATTAGACTTGTATCTCAGCTAAACGCTGGTAAAAAAACGGCGGGTATTGATGGTAAGAAATCCCTGTCATTTGAGGAACGCTTCAACCTTGAAGAATTACTGAAAATGAATAGTGGAAATTGGAAGCATCAAGGACTAAGGGAAATCCCCATCCCCAAAAAGGACGGGACTACCAGAATGCTTAAAATACCAACCATAGCGGATAGAGCTTGGCAATGCCTTGCAAAATATGCACTAGAACCAGCACACGAAGCCACTTTCCACGCCAGGAGCTACGGGTTCAGAACAGGGCGCTCTGCTCACGATGCACAACGGTACATCTACAATAACCTACGCTCTTCCTGCAATGGAACAGAGAAACGAGTTATAGAACTCGATATCGAAAAATGCTTCGATAGGATTAACCACTCAGCAATAATGGACGAACTCATCGCCCCCAAAGGCTTAAAACTCGGAATATACCGATGCCTCAAGGCAGGAGTAAACCCAGAATTCCCCGAACAGGGTACACCTCAAGGGGGAGTAGTCAGCCCACTATTAGCAAACATCGCACTCAACGGGGTTGAAAGTATCCACAGATACAGAGCCAACGGGCAAATCAACGAGCCATCAATCCGATACGCGGATGACATGGTTATTATACTCCGACCCGAAGATAATGCGATAGAGATACTTGAGAAAATCAGCGAGTTCCTCCGCAAACGCGGAATGAATGTAAGCCAAAAGAAAACCAAAGTTACCGCCGCGACAGATGGGTTTGATTTCCTCGGCTGGCACTTTAAAGTCCAGAAAAACGGAAAGTTTAGAAGCATTCCCTCAGTGGACAACTTCAAAGCATTCCGTAAGAAAGTAAAACACATCGTCAACAACTCGAATTATGGTGCTACCACAAAGGCTGAGAAATTAGCCCCGGTAGTAAGAGGTTGGAGAAATTACCATAAGTTCTGCAAGATGGACGGGTCTAGAAACTCGTTATACCACATCAAAAAAAGAGCTTATACGGTATTCAACAAGGAAGCCAAGAAAAATCGCTACGCTAGCAAGAAATTACTAGACAAAGCATTCCCAGCAGTTTCCTACTCCGAAAGTAGCCACGTCATGGTTAAAGGAACAAAATCCCCCTATGACGGAGATACAGCCTACTGGAGCGAACGCAAAAGTAAGCTCTATGACGGCGAAACTTCTTTTGCTCTTAAGAAGCAAAACCATAGATGTGCCTCTTGCGGCTTAAAGTTCATCGATGAGGAACGGATTCATCTGCATCACATCGACGAAAATCACGCCAACTGGAAGAAAAATAATCTGGAAGCAATTCACGAGAGTTGCCACGATTACAAGCACATGAGCAAAAGCGAAAGCTGA
- a CDS encoding Ycf66 family protein, which yields MLGWLSQRKNTLTIPILTIYIIQEVLAPICLFLCGIILIMQGWRLDPLIQFEQFLL from the coding sequence ATGCTCGGCTGGTTAAGTCAAAGAAAAAATACATTAACAATTCCTATTTTAACAATTTACATTATCCAAGAAGTATTAGCACCAATTTGTCTATTTTTGTGTGGCATCATATTAATTATGCAAGGTTGGCGATTAGATCCGCTTATTCAATTTGAGCAGTTTCTCCTGTGA
- a CDS encoding antibiotic biosynthesis monooxygenase family protein, with the protein MDSFTLSFKIHSKFWLLTSEFCFDKYLTEAGIKKIQSIPGNLGAQVFRRTNGTITEFTVISYWESRNAIRAFAGNDIEQVHPLPKDNPHFSQA; encoded by the coding sequence TTGGATTCATTCACTCTTTCGTTCAAAATTCATTCTAAATTTTGGCTCCTGACTTCTGAATTCTGTTTCGATAAATATTTAACTGAAGCTGGAATCAAAAAAATTCAATCGATTCCTGGTAATCTTGGAGCGCAAGTATTTCGTCGTACTAATGGCACAATTACAGAGTTCACTGTCATCTCTTATTGGGAGTCACGCAATGCTATTCGTGCCTTTGCTGGAAATGACATAGAACAAGTACACCCTCTGCCCAAAGATAACCCGCATTTCTCACAAGCTTGA
- a CDS encoding ParM/StbA family protein, translated as MSNIHTLQKIFPAGFDNGYGSLKLLVDGFEVVRVPSYITNAEMEDVPGRVVFNGSAYTVGESAYRTGNYFDRNTDNNENKVNNALLTLLGALAHLPHRKAWHLKLVVSLHDVALANELQKVLNGEYQPILAGKQSDVKVEVLKVVLEGMGALFGHPLPKKLTILDFGNGTTLYSRYHRGQREVHTAYPIGVEVLIDDISQKMKHLNGGKIGDASKIRFCLEMGHTRYSRDIDIKDIYSACLKDWYEKYLKKVVNLTLDAKHQGDEIWAIGGGCLLPGFKKLLEKNGFKILDNPVEANVFGLLEMAKTISSKNPASTSLKL; from the coding sequence ATGTCAAACATTCACACCTTACAAAAAATTTTTCCTGCGGGTTTCGATAACGGTTACGGAAGTCTCAAACTTTTAGTCGATGGCTTTGAAGTAGTTCGTGTGCCCAGCTATATAACCAATGCAGAAATGGAAGATGTGCCAGGGCGCGTAGTTTTTAACGGTAGTGCTTATACAGTCGGAGAATCAGCTTACCGGACAGGAAATTATTTTGACCGGAATACCGATAATAATGAAAACAAAGTCAACAACGCATTGTTGACTTTATTGGGTGCATTGGCACATCTACCACACCGTAAGGCTTGGCACTTAAAATTAGTCGTCAGTTTACATGATGTTGCTCTGGCTAATGAACTACAAAAAGTACTCAATGGAGAATATCAGCCAATACTTGCTGGCAAACAATCAGACGTGAAAGTAGAAGTGCTGAAAGTTGTACTAGAGGGTATGGGTGCATTATTTGGGCATCCACTACCAAAAAAATTAACCATTTTAGACTTTGGCAATGGTACGACCCTGTATTCTCGTTACCACCGGGGTCAGCGAGAAGTTCACACTGCCTACCCCATCGGTGTGGAAGTTCTCATCGATGATATCTCCCAAAAGATGAAACATCTAAATGGCGGAAAAATTGGGGATGCTTCCAAAATCCGATTTTGTCTAGAGATGGGGCATACCCGATACAGCCGTGACATTGATATCAAAGATATATACAGCGCTTGTTTGAAAGATTGGTATGAAAAATACTTGAAGAAAGTGGTGAATCTCACGCTTGATGCCAAACACCAAGGGGATGAAATCTGGGCGATTGGTGGAGGCTGTCTGTTACCAGGATTTAAAAAATTGTTAGAAAAGAATGGCTTCAAAATCCTGGACAACCCGGTGGAAGCCAATGTCTTTGGGCTTCTAGAAATGGCAAAAACCATCAGCAGTAAGAATCCAGCATCTACATCTCTTAAGTTATAA
- a CDS encoding ParA family protein, which translates to MIIAVTNQKGGVAKTTSTIALSGLLAESSSCLVVDFDPQGNLTTGLGIKIQSGQMTAYEVLTDRKQSASETIIDTEYGIKLIPADISLASGEKQILTSADNSRILRKKLNPLRQEFAHILIDCPPSLGMLTLNALMAADAVLIPVQCQFFALEGLRQLLETIESLRDEDTHPNLQILGVLPTMADRTLTTQDALKTLKTKLPGVKIFEPVPKSVQFPESNLARQPIHRYTTERKLIEPYQEIAREMAEQE; encoded by the coding sequence ATGATTATCGCAGTTACTAATCAAAAGGGAGGAGTAGCCAAGACAACCTCTACTATTGCACTAAGTGGATTGCTGGCAGAAAGTTCCTCCTGCCTTGTAGTTGACTTTGATCCCCAAGGCAATTTAACCACAGGTCTAGGAATCAAGATTCAGTCAGGGCAGATGACTGCTTATGAAGTACTTACAGATCGTAAACAGAGCGCATCTGAAACTATTATTGACACCGAGTATGGAATCAAGCTGATTCCGGCTGACATATCTCTAGCATCTGGAGAAAAGCAAATTTTGACCTCGGCAGATAATAGCCGAATCCTGAGAAAGAAATTGAATCCTTTACGGCAAGAATTTGCTCATATCCTCATTGATTGCCCACCCAGCTTAGGTATGTTAACTCTAAATGCATTAATGGCAGCAGATGCAGTCTTGATCCCCGTTCAATGTCAGTTCTTTGCTTTGGAAGGCTTACGACAATTATTGGAAACTATCGAAAGTCTTCGTGATGAAGACACTCACCCCAATTTGCAAATTTTAGGAGTCTTGCCTACAATGGCAGACCGTACACTCACGACCCAAGATGCTCTCAAAACTCTTAAAACTAAACTCCCTGGTGTCAAAATTTTTGAACCCGTTCCTAAGTCTGTTCAGTTTCCAGAGTCTAACTTGGCGCGTCAACCAATCCATCGGTATACCACAGAAAGAAAATTGATTGAACCTTATCAAGAAATCGCCAGGGAAATGGCAGAACAGGAGTAA
- a CDS encoding ParB/RepB/Spo0J family partition protein, whose amino-acid sequence MAKRRLSMADEMEFPNKTRQFLDLVGVTNNPQLSENQSIEQSLLITQIHLAAHQPRRYFSIQGMESLVASIREHGILQPLLVRPLESGNYELIAGERRYRAAQTLGIEQVPVIIRHLNDQDAFQVALLENLQREDLNPVEETEAILQLLSIRLECSQGEVISLLNHIANLQKQKTEITNNVVRNQWEMVEKIFSVIGRVTPDSFRSHRLPLLNLPKDVLEILRQGQLEYTKARIIAQLKDEDQRHQLIVKTIEENLSVRDIKSYIQSVQPPKSSQPNILTNRMKEAYQRVKQAKVWEDPNKAKVLEKLLGQIEALLE is encoded by the coding sequence ATGGCCAAGCGGCGCTTGTCAATGGCAGATGAAATGGAATTTCCGAATAAAACAAGACAATTCCTTGACTTAGTAGGAGTTACCAATAATCCTCAACTCTCGGAAAACCAATCTATTGAACAATCTTTATTAATAACTCAAATTCACCTAGCTGCTCATCAGCCTCGGCGTTATTTTTCAATTCAAGGAATGGAAAGCCTAGTTGCTTCTATTCGTGAACATGGTATCTTGCAGCCACTGCTTGTACGGCCGCTAGAATCCGGTAATTATGAATTGATTGCTGGTGAACGTCGCTACCGTGCTGCTCAAACTCTTGGAATAGAGCAAGTTCCGGTTATTATCCGCCATCTCAATGACCAAGATGCTTTCCAAGTCGCCCTCCTCGAAAATTTGCAGCGGGAAGATTTAAATCCGGTTGAGGAAACTGAAGCTATTTTGCAACTGCTATCTATCCGCTTGGAATGCTCTCAAGGAGAAGTTATTTCCCTACTCAATCATATTGCTAACCTCCAAAAGCAAAAAACAGAGATTACGAACAACGTTGTTCGTAACCAATGGGAAATGGTAGAAAAGATATTTTCAGTAATAGGTAGGGTGACTCCAGACAGTTTTCGTAGTCATCGCCTACCTTTACTAAATTTACCTAAAGATGTTCTAGAAATTTTGCGCCAAGGACAACTAGAATATACCAAAGCCCGTATCATCGCTCAATTGAAAGACGAAGATCAGCGACATCAACTTATAGTGAAAACTATTGAAGAAAACCTTTCAGTTAGAGATATCAAAAGTTACATTCAATCAGTTCAACCTCCTAAGTCTTCTCAGCCGAATATTCTGACTAATCGGATGAAGGAAGCCTATCAGCGAGTTAAGCAAGCTAAAGTCTGGGAAGATCCTAATAAAGCAAAAGTTTTAGAGAAGTTGTTAGGGCAAATTGAAGCTTTATTAGAGTAA
- a CDS encoding IS5 family transposase, whose translation MAYSSNLTDAEWEIFEPLLQEILPTKKQTRPTNWPKRDIFNGILYQLKNGCNWQDLPKDLPPYSTVYWHYKQWRAAGVFEELMSVLHGQVREQVKKKPHWTTLIIIDSQAVKNTCNASVESKGFCFYKATNGIKRHLAIDTLGFPFFTLCTRANVSDDAGLIEMFTLNIDYFKSKPIDIPKITILLDHGYHPEYLTQELERIYPEIMTKIQFQLSTKPSKQEKAAQGKSGFVPAIARWVIERSNAWMERCKILVKNFERTLVSATAKLNICFIRLMIKRLAAPS comes from the coding sequence ATGGCGTATTCCAGCAACCTCACTGATGCAGAATGGGAAATTTTTGAACCCTTATTGCAAGAGATATTACCGACTAAGAAGCAGACTCGACCGACCAACTGGCCAAAGCGAGATATCTTCAATGGAATTCTCTATCAACTAAAAAATGGATGCAATTGGCAAGACTTACCTAAAGACCTCCCCCCTTATTCCACTGTATATTGGCACTACAAACAGTGGCGAGCAGCCGGGGTATTTGAGGAACTGATGAGTGTCTTACATGGACAAGTGCGTGAACAGGTAAAAAAAAAACCGCACTGGACGACATTGATCATCATTGACTCCCAAGCAGTGAAAAATACCTGCAACGCCAGTGTGGAGTCGAAAGGTTTTTGCTTCTACAAAGCCACCAACGGTATTAAAAGGCATTTGGCTATTGACACCCTTGGGTTTCCCTTTTTTACGCTCTGTACTCGCGCCAATGTCTCGGATGATGCCGGATTAATTGAGATGTTTACTCTCAACATCGACTACTTCAAGTCAAAACCTATCGATATTCCCAAGATTACTATCCTGCTAGATCATGGGTATCACCCAGAATATTTGACTCAGGAGTTAGAGCGAATTTACCCAGAGATCATGACCAAAATTCAGTTTCAACTTTCTACGAAACCCTCAAAACAAGAGAAAGCGGCACAAGGAAAATCTGGATTTGTTCCGGCAATAGCTAGATGGGTGATCGAACGCTCCAATGCTTGGATGGAGCGCTGTAAAATTCTGGTTAAGAACTTTGAACGAACCCTGGTTAGTGCCACTGCCAAACTCAATATCTGCTTCATCAGGCTAATGATTAAGAGGCTTGCAGCACCTTCTTAG